In Panicum virgatum strain AP13 chromosome 4N, P.virgatum_v5, whole genome shotgun sequence, a single window of DNA contains:
- the LOC120668640 gene encoding probable xyloglucan endotransglucosylase/hydrolase protein 23 produces MPAAMASGSSRLVVMRTTLLVLGAVCSAALLAGVASAAGSFYQDVDITWGDGRGKILNGGQLLTLSMDRASGSGFQSRSQYLYGRFDMQLKLIPGDSAGTVTTFYLSSQGSQHDEIDFEFLGNASGEPYTVHTNVYSQGKGGREQQFRVWFDPTADFHTYSVVWNPSHIVFYVDGVPIRDFRARAAAAAGVPFPASQPMRVYASVWDAEEWATQGGRVRTDWSRAPFVASYRGFGAAGCTSPDAAACARSNGAWMFQELDAAGQEQLRRAQATYMIYDYCADKYRFPQGPPPECAAPK; encoded by the exons atgccGGCAGCGATGGCTTCTGGTTCCAGCAGGCTCGTCGTGATGAGAACAACGCTGCTGGTGCTCGGCGCCGTGTgctcggcggcgctgctcgccggcgtcgcGAGCGCCGCCGGCAGCTTCTACCAGGACGTGGACATCACCTGGGGCGACGGCCGCGGCAAGATCCTCAACGGCGGCCAGCTCCTGACGCTGTCCATGGACCGGGCCTCCGGGTCGGGGTTCCAGTCCAGGAGCCAGTACCTCTACGGCCGCTTCGACATGCAGCTCAAGCTCATCCCCGGCGACTCCGCCGGCACGGTCACCACCTTCTAC CTGTCGTCGCAGGGGTCGCAGCACGACGAGATCGACTTCGAGTTCCTGGGGAACGCGAGCGGCGAGCCGTACACGGTGCACACCAACGTGTACAGCCAGGGCAAGGGCGGCCGCGAGCAGCAGTTCCGGGTGTGGTTCGACCCCACGGCGGACTTCCACACCTACTCCGTGGTCTGGAACCCCAGCCACATCGTCTTCTACGTGGACGGCGTGCCCATCCGCGActtccgcgcccgcgccgccgccgccgccggggtgccGTTCCCGGCGAGCCAGCCGATGCGGGTCTACGCCAGCGTGTGGGACGCCGAGGAGTGGGCCACGCAGGGCGGCCGCGTCAGGACGGACTGGTCCCGGGCGCCGTTCGTCGCGTCGTACCGCGGCTTCGGCGCCGCCGGGTGCACGTCGCcggacgcggcggcgtgcgcgcgctcCAACGGCGCGTGGATGTTCCAGGAGCTGGACGCCGCGGGGCAGGAGCAGCTCCGCCGGGCGCAGGCCACCTATATGATCTACGACTACTGCGCCGACAAGTACCGGTTCCCGCAGGGCCCCCCGCCCGAGTGCGCGGCGCCCAAGTAG
- the LOC120668641 gene encoding xyloglucan endotransglucosylase/hydrolase protein 24-like: MRASRPCRLALLLLAVAAAAGGHDFRRDFDVVWGEGNARFRDGGREVELSLDERTGARLQSKQRYLFGRFDLEIKLVAGESAGTITSFYICSGGARHDEVDFEFLGNASGEPYLLHTNIFSDGRGEREQQFVLWFDPTAGFHTYSILWNPHNVILYIDGVPIRVFRDNAARGVPFPARQPAHVFASIWDAEDWATQGGRVKTDWASAPFVAAYRRYNVSTTACVWDEGGGRARCPPAASWMARRMDWWSWMTLSWVRMNYMVYDYCDDRRRFPHGAPPECDIPIGRS; encoded by the exons ATGCGCGCCTCCCGCCCCTGCCGGctggcgctcctcctcctcgccgtggcggcggcggcgggcggccacgACTTCCGGCGGGACTTCGACGTGGTGTGGGGGGAGGGCAATGCGCGGTTCCGCGACGGCGGGCGGGAGGTGGAGCTGTCGCTGGACGAGCGCACGGGCGCGCGGCTGCAGTCCAAGCAGCGCTACCTCTTCGGCCGCTTCGACCTCGAGATcaagctcgtcgccggcgagtccGCGGGGACCATCACCTCCTTCTAC atctgcagcggcggcgcgcgtcacGACGAGGTGGACTTCGAGTTCCTGGGCAACGCGAGCGGCGAGCCGTACCTCCTGCACACCAACATCTTCAGCGACGGCAGGGGCGAGCGGGAGCAGCAGTTCGTGCTGTGGTTCGACCCCACCGCGGGCTTCCACACCTACTCCATCCTCTGGAACCCGCACAACGTCATCCTCTACATCGACGGCGTCCCCATCCGGGTGTTCCGGGACAACGCCGCCCGCGGGGTGCCGTTCCCGGCGCGCCAGCCGGCGCACGTCTTCGCCAGCATCTGGGACGCCGAGGACTGGGCCACGCAGGGCGGCCGCGTCAAGACGGACTGGGCCAGCGCgcccttcgtcgccgcctaccgCCGCTACAACGTCTCCACCACCGCCTGCGTCTGGGACGAAGGGGGAGGGCGCGCGCGAtgcccgccggcggcgtcgtGGATGGCGCGGAGGATGGACTGGTGGAGCTGGATGACGCTCAGCTGGGTGCGCATGAACTACATGGTCTACGACTACTGCGACGACCGCAGGAGGTTCCCGCACGGAGCCCCGCCCGAGTGCGACATCCCCATCGGCAGGTCGTGA
- the LOC120668643 gene encoding probable xyloglucan endotransglucosylase/hydrolase protein 25 has product MARRVSSLLLLLLLGALAAAAAASFDQDFDITWGDGRGKIQDGGRLLTLTLDRTSGSGFQSRREYLFGKIDMQIKLVPGNSAGTVTAYYLSSQGSTHDEIDFEFLGNVTGEPYTLHTNVFTQGQGQREQQFRLWFDPTTDFHTYSILWNPKHIIFMVDDLPIRDFRNLESKGIAFPKSQPMRLYSSLWNADDWATQGGRVKTDWSHAPFSASYRGFWADACVAVAGGKTRCGAAVGTERAAAPAGDWYNQELDLTLQQRMRWVQRKYMIYNYCTDPKRYPQGLPAECSMQQ; this is encoded by the exons ATGGCCCGGCGGGTGTCGtccctactgctgctgctgctgctgggcgcgctggcggcggcggcggcggccagcttcGACCAGGATTTCGACATCACCTGGGGCGACGGCCGCGGCAAGATCCAGGACGGCGGCCGCCTCCTCACGCTCACGCTCGACCGcacctccggctccggcttccAGTCCAGGCGAGAGTACCTCTTCGGCAAGATCGACATGCAGATCAAGCTCGTCCCCGGCAACTCCGCCGGCACCGTCACCGCCTACTACCTCTCGTCGCAGGGGAGCACCCACGACGAGATCGACTTCGAGTTCCTGGGCAACGTCACCGGCGAGCCCTACACGCTGCACACCAACGTGTTCACGCAGGGGCAGGGCCAGCGCGAGCAGCAGTTCCGCCTCTGGTTCGACCCCACCACCGACTTCCACACCTACTCCATCCTCTGGAACCCCAAGCACATCAT CTTCATGGTGGACGACCTGCCCATCAGGGACTTCCGGAACCTGGAGAGCAAGGGGATCGCGTTCCCCAAGAGCCAGCCCATGCGCCTCTACTCCAGCCTCTGGAACGCTGACGACTGGGCCACGCAGGGCGGGCGCGTCAAGACGGACTGGTCCCACGCGCCCTTCTCCGCCTCCTACCGGGGCTTCTGGGCCGACGcctgcgtcgccgtcgccggcggaaAGACCCgctgcggcgccgccgtcggcaccgagcgcgccgccgcccccgccggcgactGGTACAACCAGGAGCTCGACCTCACCCTGCAGCAGCGCATGCGCTGGGTGCAGCGCAAGTACATGATCTACAACTACTGCACCGACCCCAAGCGATACCCGCAGGGCCTCCCCGCCGAGTGCTCCATGCAGCAGTAG
- the LOC120668638 gene encoding xyloglucan endotransglucosylase/hydrolase protein 22-like, with product MRSLAVAVAAMACLAAVARAGNFYQDTEMTWGGGRGKVVDGGRGLDLTLDRTSGSGFQSKSEYLFGKIDMQIKLVPGNSAGTVTTFYLSSQGSTHDEIDFEFLGNVTGEPYTLHTNVFTQGQGQGQREQQFRLWFDPTTAYHTYSIVWNPQHIIFAVDGTPIRDFKNHEARGVAFPKSQPMRLYASLWNADDWATQGGRVKADWSHAPFVASFRGFRADACVWSGGRQQCPVGTMEAAAAGGGRGWWSQQLSDTSYRRMRWVQRKFMIYNYCTDAKRFPQGVPTECHLR from the exons atgaggtcGTTGGCGGTCGCCGTCGCGGCGATGGCCTgcctggcggcggtggcgcgggccgGCAACTTCTACCAGGACACGGAGATGACCtggggcggcgggcgcggcaagGTCGTGGACGGCGGGCGCGGGCTCGACCTCACGCTGGACCGCACCTCCGGCTCCGGGTTCCAGTCCAAGAGCGAGTACCTCTTCGGCAAGATCGACATGCAGATCAAGCTGGTCCCCGGCAACTCCGCCGGCACCGTCACCACCTTCTACCTCTCGTCGCAGGGGAGCACCCACGACGAGATCGACTTCGAGTTCCTGGGCAACGTCACCGGCGAGCCCTACACGCTGCACACCAACGTGTTcacgcaggggcaggggcagggccaGCGCGAGCAGCAGTTCCGCCTCTGGTTCGACCCCACCACGGCCTACCACACCTACTCCATCGTCTGGAACCCGCAGCACATCAT CTTCGCGGTGGACGGCACCCCGATCCGTGACTTCAAGAACCACGAGGCGCGCGGCGTGGCGTTCCCCAAGAGCCAGCCGATGCGGCTGTACGCGAGCCTGTGGAACGCCGACGACTGGGCGACGCAGGGCGGGCGCGTGAAGGCGGACTGGTCCCACGCGCCGTTCGTGGCCTCCTTCCGGGGCTTCCGCGCCGACGCCTGCGTCTGGTCCGGCGGCCGGCAGCAGTGCCCCGTGGGCACcatggaggccgccgccgcgggcggcgggcgcggctggTGGAGCCAGCAGCTGAGCGACACGAGCTACCGCCGCATGCGCTGGGTGCAGAGGAagttcatgatctacaactacTGCACCGACGCCAAGCGCTTCCCGCAGGGCGTCCCCACCGAGTGCCACCTCCGGTGA